DNA from Pirellulales bacterium:
CGACCGGGAATTCCGGTTTTGCGGACTAGAGGGTCGCTTTCGCTAAAAGTGGTGTTCGCCAGCATTGCGCCCTGTTCGCCAGTGATGGTCCGAACCGATGCTAGCGCAAGAGTGCTGGCAGAATCGGGTATCTGTCTTCGACGTGTAGCGGTTCGGGCCGGCCACGCTGCGGATCAGTCAATAAAAAAACCGCCGGCCCGCCTCGTGAAAGGCGGACCGACGGTTGAGGTATCGTTCGTGAGGAACGCGTCTGGCTTAGCGGAGCAGGGCCAGCACGTTCTGCGGGTTCGAGTTGGCAATCGAGAGCACCGTGGTGCCGGACTGCACGAGGATTTGTGCCCGCGTGAGTCGAGCGCTTTCCGCGGCGAAGTCGGCGTCGCGGATCGAGCTTTCGGCGTCGGTCAGGTTCTCGAGGGTGTCGTTGAGGGTGAAGATGTTCGTTTCCAGCGTCGTCTTCTGGAAGGCACCCAGTCGACCGCGAAGCGAGGTGACGCGGGTGATGACTTCTTCCACCACGTTGGCGGCACCGATCACGTCGGTGGCCAGCGACTTCGAGCCACCGCTACGCAGTTCGAAGAGCGTGCCATTGATGCCACCCAAGGTCGCCGTGCTGACGCCCTGGATGCCGAGGCGGGCCTGCTGGTTCGAGACCACGTCCGGACCGAGCTGGAAGTTCGCACCACCGCCGGTGATGTTGAAGTTCACCGACGAGCCGGCGCCCAAATCCTGGCTCACCGTGAAGCTCAGGTCGAGCGTCGAGGTGTTGATCGAGGCCAACAGACCGTCACCCTTGGCCTGCACGCCGTTGATACGGGCCGACACGTCGGTGCCTACTTCTCGCGTGCTGCCGTTGCCCACGCCATCGTTCGTGCTGAACGTGCCGGTGAGGGCCTTGACCGAGACGAAGGCGCGGGAACCGTAGTCGTTCGTGGTGAAGACCAGGTCCGAGCCCGACACCGTGGCACTGATGCCCGTCGCATCGGAGACCAGGTTGATGGCGTCGGCGATCTGCGAGATCGTGCTGCCGTTGCCGAAGTTGAACACTTCAAAGCCATCCTGACCGCCGATCTCGAGGTTCAGCTCGGCCGTCAGGGCACCGCCCGAGTAGCGGAGCTCGCCGCGAGTGGCCTGCGTGTCGATGTCGACGGTGACCGTGATCGACGATTGCGTACCGAAGTTCGCCTGATCGATCTGCAAGCCTTGCAGCGAGGGCCCCGAGGAACCGCCACTGGTGAGCCCCGTGTCGGCCAGGTTGACGGTGCCCGTGCCGTCGCTACCCGTGGCGAGCCCGGCGCTGAACACGCTGCTCTGAGCGTTGATCGCCGAGATCACCTGGCTGGCGGTCGAGGCGCCTTCCGCAATCTGCACGATGAGCGTCTTGGTCGAGCTGTTATAGCTGACCTGTTCCGAACCGGCGGTGGCACCACTGGTAAAGCGGACCGAGACGCCGCTATAGGTGCTACCGGCGTTCTGGGCGCTGAGGATGAACAGGTTGTTCGCGTTCGTGCCACCCGTCGTCACGGCCGCCGCGGTGGTCGAGGCCGACACGACCGCCAGGCCGTTGCTGCCCGAGGCCAACGCCCCGCTGAAGACGCCGTTGGCGCCGCTCGCGGCATTGATGGCCGAGAGTACCTGGTTCACCGTGCTGACGCCGTCGTCGATCGTCACGGTGAGGACCTTCGTGCCGGAGTCATAGCTGACCGTTTCCGCGCCAGCCGTGCCGCCGCTGGCGAACACGAGGCTGACGCCCGAGAAGGCCGAGCCCGTGGTGCGGGCACTGAGAAGGAACTTGTCGCCGTCGACGCCGCCAGCCGTCACGGCCGTGGAATACGCGCTGTACACGCCCGTGCCGGCGCCACCCCCCGCGGTCGTCGCGGTGAAGGCCGCCTGGGCGGCGCCACCGTTGGCGTTCAGCGTCGAAATAATCGTGTTGGCGGTGGTCGTGCCGCTGGCGATGGTGAATGTCAGCGCGGTACCCGTGAAGGTGACGGTTTCCGAACCAGAGGCGGCACCGCTCTGGAAAATGATCGTCACGTCGTTGCGGGCGGTCCCGGCCGTGTTGGCCGTGATGGCGATGTCACTGTCCGTGGTCCCCAGCGAAAAAGTCGCCGCCGCGAAGGCGTTGTCGACCGAGCCCCCCGAACCGGCGGCACGCGTGCTCGTGTCGGTACCGACCGTGACCGAAGCGTTGGTGCCGATCGTGGGAATCGACGTCGTGATGAAGTCGAGGCTACCGTCCAACAGACGCTTGCCTTGGAAGGCCGTCGTCCGGGCGATACGGTCGATCGACTCGAGCGAGGAGTCGACCTGCAACTGGTTGGCCGTGATCTGGGCGTCGCTCAATGCACCCGTGTTCGCCGCCTCGGAGACGAGGCCGCGGATATCGTTGAGCAGCGCGCTGACCTGGCCCAGGGCACTATCGGCCGTGGCAATGAGCTGATTGGCTCGCTCGCTATTGGTGATCGCACGCTGCACGCTGATGATGTCGCTGCGCAGCACTTCGCTGGCGATCAAACCGGCCGGATCGTCTTTGCCGACGTTGATCCGCAAGCCCGTGCTGAGTCGCGTCAGGGCGACCTGCAACTCGGCGTTCGACCGTGCCAAGGTCTTCTGGGCCACGATAGAACTAATGTTCGTGTTGATACGCGTCATGCCAGACAATCCTCCAGGGTAGGACGGCTCTGTTCAAGCGCGACCGGAGAGCGGGGAGTCGGACGTTCCGGATCAGCTTGTCGGTGGTTCGCCGCTAGCTCACCGGGAGCCAGGCAGCGGAACTCGCAGAGGTTCTGCGTCGGGTTTGTGGGGTCGGGTGGGGCTCAGGCAGGGTCGGTTCGCAAGGGCAGGAGCTTTCGTCTCTCGCCGGTATCGCAAACCGGTTTAAAACGGATAGCTCACGGTTGGACGCAGGTGGTCGCGCAGGCACCAAAAATTTTGGCTCGTCGCGCTAATCCCACCTTCATGCACCGCACCACGGGGGCGAGACCGATCTCTAGCCGTGGCTGCTGCTAGACACTATCGTCCAGACAGATTGCGCACTTTAGGCAATTCGTGGCCGGCGGTGCCTGTCGTCCGAATGTGTCCTTATGGTCCTTCTCGGGATCTTTGGCCAGTCAGGTAAACAAATCTGGCCGCGACGGCGCAGATTGAGATTCCCCCTGGTCGATTCCCTCGGAAGAACCAGCAAGACCTGCCGAGCAAGGCCCGCCGCATCGCGCTATTCGTTATTGTTCGTACCACCGGTTCGACCGGTGCCGCGCGAAACGCTCTTGCCCAGGTCCTTCGTGTCGGACGGATCGAGGCGGCTGGCGCGGAGATTCTCGCGCTGGATGGCTTCGTACACCTCGCGTCGATGAACGGGAATCTCGGTGGGGGCGTTAATTCCCAGACGCACCTTGTCCCCCCGGATGTCAACAATCGTGATCACGATGTTGTCACCGATGATGATGCTCTCATCGCGTTGTCGGGAAAGGACCAGCATCGAGGACTCCTTGTTGGTCGGGCGCCTCTTGCTCACCGCCGGCGGGCAATCCTGCTCTCGACGAAGCTCGAGAACGGCGCCACTCGCGCGGGGCAAGCGATGGATATCCTGGCGGCGGGGGCCGGGGGTGGGGTTGTATCGGTCTGCGTCGATCGAGCAACGCTCGGATCGAGCTAGGGCGGGCAGGTCGTCGTCGGTCGGGGCGTCGTGCGGCGGGGTGGCGAAAGGGACGCTAGCCCCTCGCGCCGTCGTCAGGCGCTCTTGCGGAGCGTTGGTCGGGGCTCGAACAACTCGTGCTGAATGGCAACCTCGGCATTGTTCACCACTTGTCGGCCTAGACGCCGTTCGAGGTGAAGGAGCAACGGGGCTTTCAGATTGAGCGTAATAGTGCGGTCGTTCTGCCCAACAATCACCAGCACCTGCGCATCCTGCACGCCGGACAGCTCCAGCGAGGCGAGTTCTTGACGCAGGACACGCACCTGGTAATCGGGCACGAAACGGCGCGGACTCACCACGGCCAGCGCCACTTCGGGCTGGACCGTGCTCTGCAACCAGCCGAGCAAGTCGTTCTCGGCATCGGACATCAGCACCCAGTGGCGGCACAGCTCGAGCCCGAAGAGTCCCGCGGGAAACCGCAGCACATCTGTCGGCTCGATCGTGACCGCACCGAAGCGGGTAGTTTGGATCTGCATCATGCTCGTCCCCAAGTCCGCCCTCGGAAAGCCTGGCGTCGATGGGCTCCGTAAGGAGCGAAGCGTGTGGCCTCGAGGGCAGCCTTTTGTCCTTGGCTCCGCCTCGCGGCACGTCACCCGGTGCTCGTTGGCATATCACCCACCCTATCAGGTGAGCGAGAACGCCACCTCGGGTTGGATCCGCGAAGAAACACCTGGCGAGCGTCAGCTATCACTGGCGCACATTGGTTTCATCGGAAAAAGCCAATCTGTGGGGCCAGAAAAAACTTTTACAGAAAGTCCAATAGGGAAAGACGGAAGGTTTGGGCAATCGATTGCAGCGAGGCCTGCATGGCTGCTTGCCGCGTGACCAACTCCGAAAGGACCGCCGCCAGGTCCGCATCGATTTCGTCCGAAAGGGTCGACTTCAGCTCGATCACCTCGTTTTCGAGACGTGCCTGCATCAAATCGAGCGATTGCTGCCGAACCCCCAATTCGGCCCGGGCGAACGAGAAAGCGGTCGACGCATTGTCGAGCATCTCGATCGAGCGGGCAATCGCGCGTGTATCGTTCACTTCGAGCGCCTGTCGCAAGCGGATCAACGCCGTGAACGCGCCATCCACTTGCTGCGGATTGACGTCGCGACCGGTAAGCTGGTCGGTGCCGTTCGAGCTGGCCGACGTCGCGCCCGCGGGAATCAGCCCCAACTGCACGGCTGCCTGGCTGAGATTCGTCGACGTTACCGTAATCGAGGCCCCGGGCGTCGCATCGGTGGTGACGAGCTCGATGCCATTGCCGTATGCGGCCAGCCGTGCGGTAACACGTGTGGCGGGATCCTGGTTATCCGCATGCAGGTTGATCAGGTCGAGCACGTCTTGAATCGTCGTCGCGCCGTTCACGTCGATCTCGAGCTCGACGCCGTCTTTGCGGCGAATCACGAAGTCGGCTCCCAGCGCGTCGGGCACCGGTGCGCCGTCGGGGCCGAGCGGAATGACGCCGATGCCGTAGTTCAAGTCCTTCAGCCGTGTGGCGCCGGTGAGCGTGCGTACGCCCAATTGCGAGGCCGTGGCTCCGCCGTTCTCTCCTACCGAGAAATCGGCGCCACTCAGCCGCGAGCGAATGCTAATGCTCTTGCCGTCGGCGGCGATCTCGGCCAGGACGCCCGCCTGCGAGCCATTGAGCTGGTTGAGCAGGTCTTCGACGGTCACGGCGCCGGCGAAGCTGATGTTATAGGTCACGCCGCCATTCACGATCCGCAGC
Protein-coding regions in this window:
- a CDS encoding flagellin, with protein sequence MTRINTNISSIVAQKTLARSNAELQVALTRLSTGLRINVGKDDPAGLIASEVLRSDIISVQRAITNSERANQLIATADSALGQVSALLNDIRGLVSEAANTGALSDAQITANQLQVDSSLESIDRIARTTAFQGKRLLDGSLDFITTSIPTIGTNASVTVGTDTSTRAAGSGGSVDNAFAAATFSLGTTDSDIAITANTAGTARNDVTIIFQSGAASGSETVTFTGTALTFTIASGTTTANTIISTLNANGGAAQAAFTATTAGGGAGTGVYSAYSTAVTAGGVDGDKFLLSARTTGSAFSGVSLVFASGGTAGAETVSYDSGTKVLTVTIDDGVSTVNQVLSAINAASGANGVFSGALASGSNGLAVVSASTTAAAVTTGGTNANNLFILSAQNAGSTYSGVSVRFTSGATAGSEQVSYNSSTKTLIVQIAEGASTASQVISAINAQSSVFSAGLATGSDGTGTVNLADTGLTSGGSSGPSLQGLQIDQANFGTQSSITVTVDIDTQATRGELRYSGGALTAELNLEIGGQDGFEVFNFGNGSTISQIADAINLVSDATGISATVSGSDLVFTTNDYGSRAFVSVKALTGTFSTNDGVGNGSTREVGTDVSARINGVQAKGDGLLASINTSTLDLSFTVSQDLGAGSSVNFNITGGGANFQLGPDVVSNQQARLGIQGVSTATLGGINGTLFELRSGGSKSLATDVIGAANVVEEVITRVTSLRGRLGAFQKTTLETNIFTLNDTLENLTDAESSIRDADFAAESARLTRAQILVQSGTTVLSIANSNPQNVLALLR
- the csrA gene encoding carbon storage regulator CsrA, yielding MLVLSRQRDESIIIGDNIVITIVDIRGDKVRLGINAPTEIPVHRREVYEAIQRENLRASRLDPSDTKDLGKSVSRGTGRTGGTNNNE
- the fliW gene encoding flagellar assembly protein FliW, which produces MMQIQTTRFGAVTIEPTDVLRFPAGLFGLELCRHWVLMSDAENDLLGWLQSTVQPEVALAVVSPRRFVPDYQVRVLRQELASLELSGVQDAQVLVIVGQNDRTITLNLKAPLLLHLERRLGRQVVNNAEVAIQHELFEPRPTLRKSA